A single genomic interval of Chloracidobacterium validum harbors:
- a CDS encoding type IV pilus inner membrane component PilO: MLERVPLWAQILIVIVGVGVFCFLIDLLMFSDIRTQAERDEKEAQKIDVEVRELENVRVQLNDYKKKIEEYMRDLQAYRVNIPEEVRLSETLAQLQNIARSRSAVVREFRPGNVQKRDFYYEKTVNVKAGTTYDQIGQLFADIAALQRIVKVSDVEIRQASAQTPKLTIEATYQLTTFFASEKDILGDEGEQK; the protein is encoded by the coding sequence ATGCTTGAGCGAGTTCCTTTGTGGGCCCAAATTCTTATTGTCATCGTTGGCGTTGGCGTCTTCTGCTTCCTCATTGATTTGTTGATGTTCAGTGACATACGGACGCAGGCGGAGCGCGACGAGAAAGAAGCCCAGAAAATAGATGTTGAAGTGCGTGAATTGGAAAATGTCCGCGTGCAACTCAATGATTACAAAAAGAAGATCGAAGAATACATGCGAGACCTGCAAGCCTATCGCGTCAATATTCCGGAAGAAGTGCGCTTATCGGAGACGCTCGCTCAACTTCAAAACATTGCGCGTTCACGTTCGGCGGTGGTCCGAGAGTTTCGCCCGGGTAATGTTCAGAAGCGAGACTTTTATTACGAGAAAACTGTCAATGTGAAAGCTGGCACAACCTACGATCAAATTGGGCAGCTCTTTGCCGATATTGCTGCCCTTCAGCGCATTGTCAAAGTTTCAGACGTCGAAATTCGTCAAGCCAGCGCTCAAACCCCGAAGTTAACCATCGAGGCAACCTACCAACTCACGACGTTTTTTGCTTCGGAGAAAGACATTCTCGGTGACGAGGGAGAACAAAAGTGA
- a CDS encoding PilN domain-containing protein, producing the protein MPKINLATSAVSEPIPTTAPAPVRGTAQIILLVLGAMAIIVFYVGDSFYSDKLAKDAKAHLEQAKKQKAELEQVKKERDEYEKRKKLLETRLEIIRKLDAERRGPVGVMSQVNARIPAGVRLDRILLRGNSVTIEGVVDRAEKDREKKNRDIITEFAQQLELRSNGLFTNVNPTFQETGQTLPDATEQQSLKFTIVCDYNPPQPAAPPGTAQAAQAGK; encoded by the coding sequence ATGCCAAAAATCAATCTTGCCACGAGTGCCGTTAGTGAGCCGATACCGACAACTGCGCCTGCTCCAGTTCGTGGTACGGCTCAAATCATCTTACTTGTACTTGGAGCAATGGCGATCATCGTCTTCTATGTTGGTGACAGCTTTTACAGTGACAAGCTGGCGAAGGATGCCAAGGCTCACCTCGAACAAGCTAAAAAGCAAAAAGCTGAATTGGAACAGGTCAAGAAAGAGCGGGACGAATACGAGAAAAGAAAGAAGTTACTCGAAACCCGCCTTGAAATCATTAGGAAGCTTGATGCAGAGCGGCGTGGCCCAGTTGGCGTTATGTCTCAGGTCAACGCCCGCATTCCGGCTGGGGTGCGGTTAGACAGAATTCTCCTGCGCGGTAATTCAGTGACAATTGAAGGTGTGGTTGATCGGGCCGAGAAAGACCGCGAAAAGAAAAATCGGGACATCATCACCGAGTTTGCCCAGCAGCTCGAACTGCGCTCAAATGGACTCTTCACGAACGTCAATCCAACTTTCCAAGAAACTGGGCAAACGCTTCCAGACGCAACTGAGCAGCAGTCACTGAAGTTTACGATTGTGTGTGACTATAATCCCCCTCAGCCAGCCGCGCCGCCTGGTACGGCGCAGGCTGCGCAGGCTGGAAAATAG
- the pilM gene encoding type IV pilus assembly protein PilM, with the protein MGLFGLSGSKTVVGIDIGSSAVKAVELKPLKNGFELLAIGHANLIPDAIVDGHIIDLNHVSDAIGRLLGEHNIKAKDVNTSVSGHSVIVKKIEVSYMTDDELAERIQWEADQHIPFDIMDVNLDYSVVGRDPASGVMQVLLVACKRDKIAQYTTVISQAGRNPVVIDVDAFALQNAYEVNYQPMPTATVALLDVGACVTSINIVRGSNSVFTRDISAGGNQYTDLLQKELGLTFEQAEALKRGVPTDNGLQPSDAQSLIDSVTDMMAMEVQKTLDFWRAAGSPSDVAPVDRVLIAGGSSKVSGLTSAFSERFGIPVERFNAFNPSRIIVNPKKFDEEYIREMSPTMAVAVGLAARQPGQ; encoded by the coding sequence ATGGGCCTGTTCGGTTTAAGCGGTTCCAAAACCGTTGTGGGCATTGACATTGGTTCGAGCGCGGTCAAGGCAGTTGAACTCAAACCTTTGAAGAATGGATTTGAGTTACTGGCAATCGGTCACGCGAACTTGATTCCTGACGCGATTGTGGACGGTCACATCATTGACCTCAATCACGTCAGCGATGCCATTGGTCGCCTTTTGGGAGAGCACAACATCAAGGCAAAAGATGTCAATACGTCGGTTTCTGGGCACTCTGTGATTGTCAAGAAAATCGAAGTTTCCTATATGACCGACGATGAGTTGGCGGAACGGATTCAATGGGAAGCCGACCAACACATCCCCTTTGATATTATGGATGTCAACTTGGATTATTCGGTGGTTGGACGCGATCCAGCCAGCGGTGTGATGCAAGTTTTACTGGTTGCCTGTAAGCGCGACAAGATTGCCCAGTACACGACCGTCATCTCTCAAGCTGGTCGCAATCCAGTGGTTATTGACGTAGATGCTTTTGCCCTGCAAAACGCTTATGAAGTCAACTACCAACCTATGCCTACGGCGACGGTAGCGCTTCTGGATGTCGGAGCGTGTGTGACCAGTATCAACATCGTTCGAGGTAGCAATTCGGTTTTCACCCGCGATATTTCGGCTGGTGGAAATCAATATACTGACTTACTTCAGAAGGAGCTCGGCTTGACGTTTGAACAAGCTGAAGCCTTGAAGCGCGGCGTGCCGACAGATAACGGCCTGCAGCCGAGTGATGCTCAATCGCTCATTGATTCTGTGACGGATATGATGGCGATGGAAGTTCAGAAAACGCTGGATTTCTGGCGTGCTGCTGGATCACCATCGGATGTCGCGCCGGTGGATCGGGTGTTGATCGCTGGGGGAAGTTCAAAAGTGTCTGGCTTGACATCAGCGTTTTCAGAGCGATTTGGTATTCCCGTAGAGCGTTTCAATGCCTTCAATCCATCCCGGATTATTGTGAATCCAAAAAAATTTGACGAAGAGTATATTCGTGAAATGTCACCTACGATGGCAGTTGCTGTCGGATTGGCAGCGCGTCAGCCCGGACAGTAA